The sequence below is a genomic window from Halomonas halophila.
GATAGAGCGGCGAGACGATGCCGCCACCGGCCCAGGAGGCCTCGCGGCCGCAGCGGCCGCGCTCGAGAAGGGTCACCGAATGGCCGGCATCGGCCAGTTGCAGGGTCGTCATCATGCCGATGACGCCACCGCCCACGACGAGGAAATCGCTCACGAGGCGTGTCCGAATTGACTGACAGTAGGAGTACGACGTCCGGCCAATAGTTAAGACGAGACCGCCAAGAAAGCCGAGACTTTGCCAAGGGGGACCACATGGCACCCGACGCCGCCGAAGAACGCTACCTTACCGACAAGCCGCGTAACTTGGCAAAGCCCGCCGCCAGGGGCTTCACGCTGATCGAGCTGCTGGTGGCGCTGGCGGTGCTGGTGATCATGGCCACCGTGGCCGTGCCCGGCTTTCAGCGGATGATGGCGCGAAATGAAGTGGCCGCCGAGGTGATGCGGCTAAAGTCAGCACTCGCCATGACGCGCAGCGCCGCCATTACCCGGCGCAGTACCGTGACCCTCTGCCCCACCGTCGACATGACCCAATGTCGGATCGACAACAACGCCGACGGAAAAGCCTGGCTGGCCACACTGGCCATCTTCGAAGGGCGCGGCGAACCCGGTGATGCTCTGCTGCGCAGCTTCGACGAGAGCCGCCTGCCGTCGCTGACCTACCGCAACGATAACCGTCCGGTGCGCTATGCGGCACTGGGCCGATCATCGGGGTATAACGGTACCTTTCGTCTCTGCGGGCGGCACGAAGAGGGCGCCAGGGTCATCGTCAATAACGTTGGTCGGGTTCGCGTCGATTCCCGGCGGCCTCCTTGTTGATAGAGTACAGCCTCGCCAAGCACTTGACCTTTTTCCGGCCCACCGATGAGTCATTGGGGAGACAAGGTGTACGACATCACCTTTACAACGCTTCCCGGGAAAGGCATCAGTGCCAACTATCCAACATAAGCGGCATGTCATCCTGCACCAAAGAAACCTCTTTCAAGGCCTCATCGAAGTGTATATCCCCTGATCCCCTCATGTCGATCCAACCGGCTCTTAAAGCACCGAAGATCGAACCACTCCCAGTAATCACCACATCGGTATCTGGAGCAACAATGTCGATGAAAGCGTTGTTGGCCCCACTGACCGTCACCCCTGCATTATTAGGAGAGCCTCCATACTCACCATAAGAACTATACAGGGCAATCGCCGGCCGTTTCTCTTGGCCATTCACATCTCGAACAAACGCGCCAGAGCTTAAAAGCTGAGACCCGCCTCCCAGCCTTGTCTTGCCGGCAACCAGGACGGTCAGCGTTGAATTCTCATCCACGACCAGCCGTGTGTTATTACCGAGATCAAAATCTCCATCGACCACCAGCGTCACATCGCCCTTGACCAATAACTGTTTCAACCTGCCGCCGGCAGTCACGTCTTGATCGACACGAAGATACGTTGTCTCTTCTTGAAGACCCAACTCCGTGGAGGCCGCATCGTTATTTCCAGATCCACCCGTGAAGGAGAATCTCCCTCCTTTGACAGCATAGCAATGCCCACAGCCTTG
It includes:
- a CDS encoding GspH/FimT family pseudopilin, translating into MAPDAAEERYLTDKPRNLAKPAARGFTLIELLVALAVLVIMATVAVPGFQRMMARNEVAAEVMRLKSALAMTRSAAITRRSTVTLCPTVDMTQCRIDNNADGKAWLATLAIFEGRGEPGDALLRSFDESRLPSLTYRNDNRPVRYAALGRSSGYNGTFRLCGRHEEGARVIVNNVGRVRVDSRRPPC